The Candidatus Amarolinea dominans DNA segment GTGCTCAAGAGGCCCCAACGCAAAATTCTTGACATCGAATTCCTCCTTTTTCAGGTTACGATGACGGCGTTCTCTGCGCCAAAGGTTGCTTTCTTGCGCCAACGTCGTCCGGCCAGGAGACCGGACCTACAGAAATGGCTGTTTGCAGCGCCCGGATGACCTTGAGGTCGGTCACCGGAAAGGCATAGGCCGCCAATTCCTCTGGCCACGCCCAGGCCCACGCGGCCACGCCCAGGGCCTGCGGCTCTCCGTGCAGCAGACGGCAGTGAAATGCGTGCAGTGTGATGCGCAGGTGGGTGTAGGTGTGCTGAACAGCCGTCAATTTCTCGCCCACCTCGATAGCAATCCCCAGCTCTTCCATGATCTCGCGGCGCAGGCACTCTGGCAGGCTCTCGCCTGGCTCCTGCTTGCCGCCTGGAAACTCCCACAGCCCGCCCAACATACCGTGGGGTGGACGCTGCGCAATGAGCAAACGACCGTCGCCCTTCCAGATCAGGCCGCAGGTCACATCGAAGTAGGGCAGCGCCTTGCGCGGGGTGCGCACGGGGCGGCCGGCCTGCACGCCGCGTGCCTGCGCCAGGCAGTGGCCGGTCAACGGGCAGGCCAGGCAGGCAGGGCTGCGCGGCAGGCACACCGTGGCCCCCAGATCCATCAACGCTTCGTTCAGCGGGCCGGCCTGATCGTCCCGGTCGAGGGTCATGACCAGCGCTTCGCTCAGCGCCCACAAGCGCGCCTCGGTGGCAGCCTGCCCCAGGGGCGTGTCCACATCGAAGACACGACTCAGAACGCGCTTCAGGTTACCATCGAGCACGGCGGCGCGCTGACCGAAGGCCAGGCTCAAGATCGCGCCCAGGGTGGAACGACCGATGCCCGGCAGGCTGGCCAGCTCCGTCCGCGTGCGCGGAAGGTGGCCGCCCTGCTGCGCGACGACGATCTGTGCCGCCCGATGCAAATGGCGCGCACGGGCGTAGTAGCCCAACCCCTCCCAGGCTTTCAAGGCGTCGTCTGGCGGGGCCGCGGCCAGCGCCTCCACGGTGGGAAAGCGCGTCAGCCAGCGTTCGAAGTAGGGGATCACGGTACTCACCTGGGTCTGTTGCAGCATGATTTCGCTGACCCAGGTCCGGTACGGGTCACGGCGGCCCTCGGCGTCCACGGTGCGCCAGGGCAACGAGCGCCCCTGGTCTTGCCCCCAGGCCAGCAGTCGCGCAGTCAGGGTCGCCGGAGAGGGAGGCTCAGACAGGGGAGCGGGAGGCAAGGGAGACAACGGAGACAACGGGGAAGCAACGGAAGCGGGACGCACGCGCGGTGTCATGCCAGCCCCTTAGCGGCCAACGGGGCTGAGCACGAAGAGTTGAAAGAACAGCCAGCTAATCAGAAAGAAAGCGCCAACAACCAACAGGATCGTGGTGCTGGACAGTTGACGTTTACGCCGCGGCGGTTCGGGCTTGGGCAGGGGGGTCTGGCAACGCCAGCACACCAGCTTATCGTCTGGATTCCATGTCTTGCATTTGATACAATCAGCCATAACAGGTCACCTCATGCAAAGGCCTCACAGGTGCGGACTCGCAAAGGAAGGATAAACGACAAAGACGCAAGATGCAAATCAGCGGGCCTGTGCAAATAGACTGCAAGCGGGCACGAATTGCGCCTGTTTCCTTAGGCGGAGAAGTGAAGTCTATTCCCGCGCTTGCAGTATAGGTCACAATCATGCAAAGACCGGGCCTGCGCGGCAGGCCCGGTCTTGTGGTCACTTCTCAGGTGCTGGGCGCAGGTCGGCGCTCAGCGCGTCAAGCAG contains these protein-coding regions:
- the mutY gene encoding A/G-specific adenine glycosylase; translation: MTPRVRPASVASPLSPLSPLPPAPLSEPPSPATLTARLLAWGQDQGRSLPWRTVDAEGRRDPYRTWVSEIMLQQTQVSTVIPYFERWLTRFPTVEALAAAPPDDALKAWEGLGYYARARHLHRAAQIVVAQQGGHLPRTRTELASLPGIGRSTLGAILSLAFGQRAAVLDGNLKRVLSRVFDVDTPLGQAATEARLWALSEALVMTLDRDDQAGPLNEALMDLGATVCLPRSPACLACPLTGHCLAQARGVQAGRPVRTPRKALPYFDVTCGLIWKGDGRLLIAQRPPHGMLGGLWEFPGGKQEPGESLPECLRREIMEELGIAIEVGEKLTAVQHTYTHLRITLHAFHCRLLHGEPQALGVAAWAWAWPEELAAYAFPVTDLKVIRALQTAISVGPVSWPDDVGARKQPLAQRTPSS